Proteins from one Setaria italica strain Yugu1 chromosome V, Setaria_italica_v2.0, whole genome shotgun sequence genomic window:
- the LOC101754897 gene encoding myosin-17 isoform X3: MASMLNIVIGSHVWVEDKDLAWVDGEVFRIDGQNAHVRTTKGKTVIANISDIHPKDTEAPPGGVDDMTRLSYLHEPGVLDNLAVRYAKNIIYTYTGNILIAINPFQRLPNLVDSRTMEKYKGANLGDLDPHVFAIADVSYRQMINEGKSNSILVSGESGAGKTETTKLLMRYLAFLGGRSGTGERTVEQQVLESNPVLEAFGNAKTVRNNNSSRFGKFVEIQFDKSGKISGAAIRTYLLERSRVCQINSPERNYHCFYFLCAAPSEDLKKYKLGDPSSFHYLNQSACIKVDGINDAEEYLATRNAMYTVGITEQEQEAIFRVVAAVLHLGNINFAKGREVDSSVIKDDKSRFHLNTAGELLMCDCGKLENALINREINTPEGVITTTVGPNSATISRDGLAKQIYSRLFDWLVNRINASIGQDPDSNKLIGVLDIYGFESFKTNSFEQLCINFTNEKLQQHFNQNVFKMEQEEYTREQINWSYIEFVDNQDVLDLIEKKPGGIIALLDEACMFPKSTHETLSQKLYEKFKNHKRFTKPKLSRTAFTIQHYAGDVTYQSDQFLDKNKDYVVAEHQELLNASKCSFVSVLFPPATEENTKSSKSSIASRFKMQLHELMETLSSTEPHYIRCIKPNSVLKPAIFENTNVLQQLRCSGVLEAIRISCAGYPTRKLFHDFLHRFRVLAPEILKEKNDEKVACQKILDKIGLQGYQIGRTKVFLRAGQMAELDARRTEMRNNAARGVQSQYRTHVAREQFLVLRDASICLQSFVRARLACKQHEFLRQQAAALRIQKTTRWYFAWKTYCQLRLSAVTLQAGLRAMSARNEFNFRKRNKASVHIQSQWRCHRDYSNYMKLKRAALTYQCAWRRRVARKELRKLKMAARDTQALKVAKEKLEERVEELTSRLGLEKKLRADLEKSKEEEVSKLKVALHEMEQRVEEVKAMQEQESAKKAVEEALAQEREKISLLTTEIEGLKALLVAEREENDVAKKAHANALEMNEELNKKVSDADEKIKQFNDTVQRLEGTIREGETLLLTERQQNEAASATLAESQARNGALVSKLEDAVKQNDLLQETVQRFEEAMKNLESSLTFEKQQHEASLVELAEAREKIEELQREVGDTDEKSTLLQTAIQSLEERLREKEALLATERQESEATKKSLSESEDRNQELLMKTEVTEKEIAHFQETIQRHEENMAALETSLRSERQQNDAIMKQQADSQAEIGELQRKLEDADGRNKLLQDSLQRLEEGATTTDALYLEEKQEHDQTKKSLSEAQEINKELLTKIEEAEKNIDQLLENVERLEKDTTARESILLTTKQSYDETAKLLLESQERNQELMHIVEDSASKIVLLEDSVKRLEESTADKDSLLAIERHENSETKKELAGSQKKIEELLTEVQDTRTCIAELEESVRRLEGNLGVTEALLLTEKEQNASTLKLLSEAQLRIEDLIKKLEGADRKSDSLQDTITRLEQEATAKEALLLTEKQAHEATRKTLSEVQERNEELLKNIHDNDKHILQLQFTIQRLEETTVANENLLLREREQNDATSKAHVESQEKYEELLKKFVDVDRKIDLLQGTIERLGENTTTKDALLLSERHEKDAVKKALTEADEKNEELLMKVEDANEKIEHLQTMIIKLEDNVAAKDVSLEAAMKENDTIRKSLTEAQERNDELLKKISDSEYRIHLLQDTVQKLQVDAISRLSSFVMEKQESDAAKRAVTEAHERNEDLLKRNEDLLKRNDDLIKKIEESSKIVIQLQEALQRIEGKAANLEAENQALRQQATATPPSTAKSPASRSKITRIHRSPENGHILNGDMRQTEMKPSTSTSEAITSAGNVPDSGDQKEFEHGEKLQRIPRQKYQPSHHQQPQDDQQWLLTCISQYLGFSGSKPVAALLIYQCLLHWKSFEAMKTGVFDSILHAINSATEAQNDMRTLAYWLSNLSTLTVLLQRSFKTTRTAISTPRRRFSSERIFHGNQAPNAGLAYLSGQSAVGSAGLLQVEAKYPALLFKQQLVDLIEKVYGMISDSVKKELNPLLELCIQDPRTSHSSLAKGHLNGMGQQNQLTHWLGIVKILTSYLDVLKANHVPSILVHKLFTQIFSLIDVQLFNRLLLRRECCSFSNGEYVRAGLAELKHWSDNATREFAGSAWEALRHIRQAVDFLVISLKPMRTLREIRTDVCPALSIQQLERIVSMYWDDVNGTNTISAEFTSSLKSAVREESNMATSFSILLDDDSSIPFSLDDITKTLPAIEVADDDLLPFVHENPSFAFLLQRGE; encoded by the exons ATG GCTTCGATGCTAAACATTGTTATAGGCTCTCATGTATGGGTGGAAGATAAAGATTTAGCCTGGGTTGATGGTGAGGTATTCCGAATTGATGGTCAAAATGCCCATGTTCGCACAACCAAGGGGAAGACG GTCATTGCAAATATATCAGATATACACCCTAAAGACACAGAAGCACCACCTGGTGGAGTGGATGACATGACAAGGCTATCATACTTGCATGAGCCTGGAGTTTTAGATAACCTGGCTGTCAGATATGCAAAAAATATCATTTAT ACCTACACTGGCAATATTCTGATTGCAATAAATCCATTCCAAAGGCTGCCTAATCTGGTTGATTCCCGTACTATGGAAAAATACAAAGGTGCAAATCTTGGTGACCTGGATCCTCACGTATTTGCAATAGCTGATGTCTCTTACAG GCAAATGATAAATGAAGGAAAGAGTAACTCCATTTTGGTCAGTGGTGAAAGTGGTGCTGGTAAGACTGAAACTACAAAATTGCTGATGAGATATCTTGCATTCCTGGGTGGGCGATCTGGAACAGGAGAGAGGACAGTTGAACAACAAGTTTTAGAA TCTAATCCAGTCCTTGAAGCTTTTGGGAATGCGAAAACCGTTCGGAACAACAACTCAAG TCGATTTGGTAAATTTGTTGAAATCCAGTTTGACAAGAGCGGAAAGATATCTGGTGCTGCCATTAGGACTTACTTGCTTGAGAGATCTCGAGTCTGCCAAATTAATAGCCCAGAGAGAAACTACCATTGCTTTTACTTCCTGTGTGCCGCACCATCtgag GATCTTAAGAAGTATAAGCTTGGGGACCCATCTTCATTTCACTATCTCAACCAATCAGCTTGCATTAAAGTTGATGGAATCAATGATGCTGAGGAATATCTTGCAACAAGAAATGCAATGTATACCGTTGGCATCACTGAACAAGAACAG GAAGCTATATTCCGGGTTGTTGCTGCTGTGCTTCATCTTGGAAACATAAATTTTGCAAAAGGGAGAGAGGTTGATTCATCTGTAATAAAGGATGACAAATCTAGATTCCATCTTAATACAGCAGGAGAGCTCTTGAT GTGTGATTGTGGGAAGTTGGAGAATGCCTTGATAAATAGGGAAATTAATACACCAGAAGGAGTGATTACCACTACAGTTGGTCCGAATTCTGCTACTATTAGCCGGGATGGTTTAGCAAAGCAGATATACTCTCGATTATTTGACTG GCTTGTAAACAGAATAAATGCATCAATAGGACAAGACCCAGACTCGAACAAACTGATTGGGGTACTTGATATATATGGTTTTGAAAGTTTTAAAACCAACAG TTTTGAACAACTGTGCATCAATTTCACCAATGAAAAACTCCAGCAACATTTTAATCAG AATGTCTTCAAAATGGAACAAGAGGAATACACAAGGGAGCAGATTAATTGGAGTTACATAGAGTTTGTTGACAATCAAGATGTACTTGACTTGATTGAAAAG AAACCAGGTGGCATTATTGCACTTCTTGATGAAGCCTG CATGTTTCCAAAGTCCACACATGAGACATTGTCTCAAAAGCTGTATGAAAAGTTCAAGAACCACAAAAGGTTTACCAAACCAAAGCTTTCTCGGACTGCATTCACAATTCAACATTATGCTGGAGAT GTAACATATCAATCTGATCAATTCCTGGACAAGAACAAAGACTATGTGGTTGCAGAGCATCAAGAATTACTTAATGCTTCTAAGTGCTCTTTTGTATCAGTGTTATTTCCACCGGCAACAGAAGAGAACACAAAATCATCAAAGTCCTCGATCGCATCTCGCTTTAAG ATGCAACTTCACGAGCTCATGGAGACTTTGAGCTCTACAGAGCCACATTACATCAGATGTATAAAGCCAAATAGTGTCCTTAAGCCTGCTATTTTTGAGAACACTAATGTTCTTCAGCAGCTTCGATGCTCG GGTGTTCTTGAAGCCATTAGGATCAGCTGTGCTGGTTATCCCACGAGGAAACTATTCCATGATTTTCTACATCGCTTTCGTGTTCTTGCTCCTGAAATTCTGAAAGAGAA AAATGATGAAAAGGTCGCCTGCCAAAAGATTTTGGACAAAATAGGACTACAGGGTTATCAG ATAGGAAGAACTAAGGTATTCCTGAGGGCTGGTCAAATGGCTGAACTGGATGCTAGAAGAACAGAGATGCGAAATAATGCAGCAAGAGGCGTTCAAAGTCAATACCGTACCCATGTCGCTCGTGAGCAGTTCCTAGTACTACGAGACGCATCTATTTGTTTGCAGTCTTTTGTTAGAG CAAGATTGGCTTGTAAACAACATGAATTCCTGAGACAGCAAGCAGCAGCATTGAGAATTCAGAAAACCACCAGATGGTATTTTGCCTGGAAAACTTATTGCCAACTGCGCTTGTCAGCCGTTACATTGCAGGCAGGGCTAAGGGCCATGTCAGCTCGCAATGAATTCAACTTCAGAAAGAGAAATAAAGCTTCAGTCCATATCCAG TCCCAATGGCGCTGCCACAGAGATTACTCGAATTATATGAAGTTGAAGAGGGCAGCACTAACATATCAGTGTGCTTGGCGAAGAAGGGTTGCTAGGAAGGAGTTGCGGAAGCTCAAAATG GCTGCAAGAGATACACAAGCTCTAAAGGTGGCAAAAGAGAAACTTGAGGAACGTGTGGAAGAGCTAACAAGCCGCCTGGGCCTAGAGAAGAAACTAAGG GCTGATCTGGAGAAgtccaaagaagaagaagtttcAAAACTGAAGGTTGCTCTTCATGAGATGGAGCAGCGAGTTGAAGAAGTCAAAGCAAtgcaggaacaagaatcagctaAAAAGGCTGTTGAGGAAGCTCTAGCtcaagaaagagaaaagatCAGTTTGTTGACTACTGAAATTGAGGGCCTCAAG GCACTGCTAGTAGCTGAACGAGAGGAGAATGATGTAGCAAAGAAAGCACATGCCAATGCTCTGGAAATGAATGAAGAGTTAAATAAGAAAGTCAGTGATGCAGATGAAAAGATCAAGCAATTTAATGATACTGTACAGAG ACTAGAAGGGACTATAAGAGAAGGAGAGACCCTTTTGCTAACTGAAAGACAACAAAATGAAGCAGCTAGTGCTACACTTGCTGAATCTCAAGCAAGAAATGGAGCATTGGTAAGCAAGCTTGAAGATGCTGTCAAACAAAATGATCTCCTCCAGGAAACTGTTCAAAG ATTTGAAGAAGCCATGAAAAATCTGGAATCTTCTCTAACATTTGAGAAGCAACAGCACGAGGCAAGTTTGGTAGAACTAGCTGAAGCACGAGAAAAAATTGAAGAACTTCAAAGAGAAGTTGGGGACACTGATGAAAAATCCACCCTGCTTCAGACTGCTATACAAag CCTTGAAGAAAGATTAAGGGAGAAGGAGGCTCTATTGGCAACAGAAAGACAAGAAAGTGAAGCAACTAAAAAGTCGCTTAGTGAATCTGAGGATAGAAACCAGGAGTTACTCATGAAAACTGAAGTCACTGAAAAAGAAATTGCTCATTTCCAAGAAACTATCCAAAG ACATGAAGAAAATATGGCAGCACTGGAAACTTCGTTGAGATCTGAAAGGCAGCAAAATGATGCAATCATGAAACAACAAGCTGACTCTCAGGCGGAAATAGGAGAGCTGCAAAGGAAGCTTGAAGATGCTGATGGAAGAAACAAGCTTCTTCAAGATTCTTTACAGAG GTTAGAAGAGGGTGCAACAACAACAGATGCTCTTTACTTAGAAGAAAAGCAAGAGCATGACCAAACGAAGAAATCACTCTCTGAAGCTCAAGAGATAAACAAGGAATTACTAACGAAAATTGAGGAAGCTGAGAAAAACATAGATCAGCTTCTGGAGAATGTGGAAAG ACTTGAAAAAGATACAACTGCAAGAGAGTCTATACTGCTTACGACAAAGCAAAGTTACGATGAGACTGCAAAATTGCTACTTGAATCTCAAGAGAGAAACCAAGAGTTAATGCACATAGTAGAGGACTCAGCAAGCAAAATTGTTCTGCTTGAAGACTCAGTAAAAAG ACTCGAAGAAAGTACTGCAGATAAAGATTCTTTATTGGCTATAGAAAGGCACGAAAACAGTGAAACCAAGAAAGAATTAGCTGGTTCTCAGAAAAAGATTGAGGAATTGCTAACTGAAGTGCAAGATACCCGTACATGTATTGCAGAACTTGAGGAATCGGTTAGGAG ACTTGAAGGCAATTTGGGAGTAACTGAAGCTTTATTGCTAACTGAAAAGGAACAGAATGCTTCTACTTTAAAATTACTTTCAGAAGCACAATTGAGAATTGAAGATTTAATAAAGAAACTTGAAGGTGCAGATAGAAAATCTGATAGCCTTCAGGATACAATAACAAG ACTTGAACAAGAGGCCACTGCCAAAGAGGCTTTATTGCTTACAGAAAAGCAGGCACATGAGGCAACAAGGAAGACTCTCAGTGAAGTTCAGGAAAGGAATGAAGAATTGCTGAAGAATATTCATGATAATGATAAACATATTCTTCAGCTTCAGTTTACTATACAGAG GCTTGAGGAAACTACAGTTGCGAATGAGAATTTGCTGTTGAGAGAGAGGGAGCAGAATGATGCAACATCAAAAGCGCACGTTGAGAGtcaagaaaaatatgaagaaTTACTAAAGAAATTTGTTGATGTTGACAGGAAAATTGACCTTCTTCAAGGTACCATAGAAAG GCTTGGAGAAAATACAACAACAAAGGATGCTCTGCTGCTATCAGAGAGGCATGAAAAGGATGCAGTTAAAAAAGCACTTACTGAGGCTGATGAGAAAAATGAAGAGTTACTGATGAAAGTTGAAGATGCTAATGAAAAAATTGAACACCTTCAAACTATGATTATTAA GCTTGAAGATAATGTAGCTGCAAAAGATGTTTCTTTGGAAGCTGCGATGAAGGAAAATGACACAATCAGGAAATCTCTTACTGAAGCTCAAGAGAGAAATGATGAATTACTCAAGAAAATTAGTGACAGTGAATACAGGATCCACTTACTTCAAGACACTGTACAAAA GCTTCAAGTAGATGCAATATCAAGATTGTCTTCTTTTGTAATGGAAAAACAAGAAAGTGATGCTGCAAAAAGAGCTGTTACTGAAGCTCATGAAAGAAATGAAGATTTACTGAAGAGAAATGAGGACCTCCTCAAGAGGAATGATGATTTGATTAAGAAAATTGAAGAGTCTAGTAAAATTGTCATTCAACTTCAGGAAGCTCTACAAAG AATTGAAGGAAAAGCAGCCAACTTAGAGGCTGAGAACCAAGCTCTTCGTCAACAAGCAACTGCAACTCCACCATCTACTGCTAAATCTCCAGCTTCACGCTCAAAGATCACAAGGATCCAT AGAAGTCCAGAGAATGGCCATATTTTGAACGGTGACATGAGGCAAACTGAGATGAAGCCGTCGACTAGCACATCAGAAGCAATAACATCAGCA GGCAATGTTCCTGACTCGGGTGACCAAAAGGAATTTGAACATGGAGAAAAACTGCAAAGAATACCAAGACAGAAATATCAG CCTTCCCATCACCAGCAGCCCCAGGACGATCAGCAGTGGTTACTCACCTGTATTTCACAATATCTTGGATTTTCTGGGAGCAAACCTGTTGCAGCTCTCCTTATATACCAATGTCTTCTCCATTGGAAATCATTTGAAGCAATGAAGACGGGTGTCTTTGACAGCATTTTGCATGCTATAAACTCAGCCACAGAG GCTCAAAATGATATGAGAACATTGGCGTATTGGTTGTCCAACTTGTCTACGTTAACAGTTCTCCTTCAACGGTCATTCAAAACTACTAGGACGGCAATCTCAACTCCAAGGAGAAGATTTTCATCAGAGCGGATCTTTCATGGAAATCAAGCTCCAAATGCTGGGCTGGCTTATCTCAGTGGACAATCAGCTGTTGGTTCTGCTGGATTGCTTCAAGTTGAAGCAAAATATCCAGCTTTGCTATTCAAACAGCAGCTTGTGGATCTAATTGAAAAGGTTTATGGTATGATAAGTGACAGTGTGAAGAAGGAGCTAAACCCTTTGCTTGAATTGTGTATACAG GATCCACGAACTTCTCACTCAAGTCTTGCAAAAGGCCATCTTAATGGCATGGGTCAACAGAACCAACTCACACACTGGTTGGGCATTGTGAAAATCCTCACTAGCTACTTGGATGTACTGAAGGCAAATCAT GTTCCATCAATTTTGGTGCACAAACTTTTCACTCAAATATTCTCACTGATTGATGTTCAACTATTTAACCG ATTACTTTTGCGGCGTGAGTGCTGTTCATTTAGTAACGGGGAATATGTCAGAGCTGGACTAGCTGAACTAAAACATTGGTCTGACAATGCTACTAGAGAG TTTGCAGGTTCAGCATGGGAGGCTTTGAGGCACATCAGACAAGCTGTCGATTTCCTG GTGATTTCTCTTAAGCCAATGAGGACATTAAGAGAGATACGCACTGATGTGTGCCCT GCCCTCAGCATACAACAGCTAGAGCGAATAGTTAGTATGTACTGGGATGATGTGAATGGTACAAACACTATTTCAGCAGAG TTTACATCGAGCTTGAAATCTGCTGTACGTGAGGAATCGAATATGGCCACAAGTTTTTCTATACTCCTAGATGATGATTCCAG TATACCTTTTTCACTTGATGATATTACAAAGACATTGCCAGCCATTGAGGTGGCTGATGATGACTTGCTGCCTTTTGTCCATGAAAACCCAAGCTTTGCGTTTTTATTGCAAAGAGGGGAGTAG